The following coding sequences lie in one Borreliella spielmanii genomic window:
- a CDS encoding UDP-N-acetylmuramoyl-L-alanyl-D-glutamate--2,6-diaminopimelate ligase, with the protein MNKKLNDVLLKLDQDLIKYVKGSLNLEISGVTYSSKLVLPRFVFFALPGIRFDGHDFIEMAIQKGSNVIVCSQDLDFYSPNVTYIKVDDFSIRKFMSNFSNIFYDEPSKKLKVIGVTGTDGKSSVCYYIYLLLKKRGIKVGFVSTVFFDDGSGSLIKNPYRQSTPESTEIHAFLSNMVKNGVQYAVLESTSHGLDFETARLIDVNYFAAVFTNIGHDHLEFHGTIRNYVNVKLGLFQSVSDDAGFGVINLDDVYSSDFKNAIKKSFTYSLKNSQADFFVSFIDEKTDSTRFEFYYKGIKYFANVNLLGSFNVENVMAALILVSKLLNIDIQDIVDELVCIKSLDGRMDSINLGQNFSVIIDYAHTPGAFSKLFPIFKRFAINRLISVFGSAGERDVAKRFLQGQISDIYSDLILLCDEDPRGENSMCIIKDIAKGIVNKVVNRDLFFIPDRRQAIEKAISLARAGDLVVALGKGHESSIIYKNREMFWNEQEVVKNAILSLEKEK; encoded by the coding sequence ATGAATAAAAAACTTAATGACGTTTTATTAAAATTGGATCAAGATTTAATAAAATATGTAAAAGGTTCTCTTAATTTAGAAATATCAGGAGTTACTTACAGTTCTAAATTAGTTTTACCCAGGTTTGTGTTTTTTGCTCTTCCAGGAATTCGTTTTGATGGGCATGATTTTATTGAAATGGCAATTCAAAAGGGTAGTAATGTTATTGTGTGTTCACAAGATTTGGATTTTTACAGCCCTAATGTTACTTATATTAAGGTAGATGACTTTAGTATAAGAAAATTTATGTCTAATTTTTCAAATATTTTTTATGATGAGCCTTCAAAAAAATTAAAAGTTATTGGAGTCACTGGTACTGACGGTAAAAGTTCTGTTTGCTATTATATATATCTGCTATTAAAAAAAAGGGGCATTAAAGTGGGCTTTGTATCGACGGTATTTTTTGATGATGGTAGCGGGAGCTTAATTAAAAATCCTTACAGACAATCAACCCCCGAGTCAACAGAAATACATGCATTTTTAAGTAATATGGTTAAAAATGGGGTTCAATATGCAGTTCTTGAATCTACTTCTCATGGGCTTGATTTTGAAACAGCAAGACTTATTGATGTTAATTATTTTGCGGCTGTTTTTACTAATATTGGACATGATCATCTTGAATTTCATGGTACAATTCGAAATTATGTGAATGTAAAGTTAGGCCTTTTTCAATCTGTTAGCGATGATGCTGGTTTTGGTGTTATTAATCTTGATGACGTTTATTCTTCTGACTTTAAGAATGCTATTAAAAAATCTTTTACTTATAGCTTAAAAAATAGTCAAGCAGATTTTTTTGTCAGTTTTATTGATGAGAAAACAGATTCTACCAGGTTTGAATTTTATTACAAAGGGATTAAATATTTTGCTAATGTTAATCTGCTAGGAAGCTTTAATGTTGAGAATGTAATGGCTGCTCTTATTTTGGTTTCTAAACTTCTGAATATCGACATTCAAGATATTGTTGATGAGCTTGTTTGTATTAAAAGTCTTGATGGGCGTATGGATAGCATTAATTTGGGGCAAAATTTTTCTGTAATAATTGATTATGCTCATACCCCAGGTGCTTTTTCTAAACTTTTTCCTATTTTTAAAAGATTTGCTATAAATAGATTGATTTCTGTTTTTGGATCTGCAGGAGAAAGAGATGTTGCAAAAAGATTTTTACAAGGACAAATTTCAGATATTTATTCTGATTTAATATTACTTTGTGATGAAGATCCAAGAGGCGAAAATAGTATGTGTATAATTAAAGATATTGCAAAAGGGATTGTGAATAAAGTTGTAAATCGGGATTTATTCTTTATTCCCGATAGAAGGCAGGCTATTGAAAAAGCAATAAGCCTTGCAAGGGCAGGAGATTTGGTTGTAGCTTTAGGTAAAGGTCATGAAAGTTCAATAATTTACAAAAATAGAGAAATGTTTTGGAATGAACAAGAGGTAGTTAAAAATGCTATTTTAAGTTTAGAAAAGGAGAAGTGA
- a CDS encoding D-alanine--D-alanine ligase: MKKNLMLIFGGVSFEHEISCKSAYSIYLALLDLNKYNIYPVYIDKCSGIWYLLDSVSDPPNPINTDVLPIVSLLPGLGIFSNNKNLDIDVVFPVVHGRTGEDGAIQGVLKVMDIPCVGAGIMGSAISSNKYFCKLLLKSFNIPIVPFIGFRQHDYFLDKEEVKKNVKESLGYPVIVKPAVLGSSIGINVAYSENQIESFIEEALKYDLTIVIEKFIEAREIECSIIGNEKMKIFSPGEVVVQDFIFYDYDAKYSVIPGNSIIFNIPAHLETNQLLSIKEYAFLVYKNLELRGMARVDFFVEKKSGVIYLNEINTIPGFTDISMFAKMCSHDGLQFKDLVDNLIDYAFQSYINRKKRINFED; this comes from the coding sequence GTGAAAAAAAATCTTATGTTAATATTTGGTGGTGTTTCTTTTGAACATGAAATTTCTTGTAAATCTGCTTATAGTATTTATTTAGCCCTTTTAGATTTAAATAAATATAATATTTATCCTGTTTATATTGACAAGTGTTCAGGTATTTGGTATTTATTAGATTCTGTTTCTGATCCCCCAAATCCTATTAATACAGATGTTTTGCCTATTGTTAGTTTATTACCAGGTCTTGGAATTTTTTCAAATAACAAAAATCTTGATATTGATGTTGTTTTTCCCGTTGTTCATGGAAGAACCGGTGAAGATGGTGCTATTCAGGGAGTTTTAAAAGTTATGGACATTCCTTGTGTTGGTGCAGGCATTATGGGAAGCGCTATTTCTAGTAATAAATATTTTTGCAAACTTTTGCTTAAAAGTTTTAATATTCCTATAGTGCCTTTTATTGGGTTTAGGCAACATGATTACTTTTTAGATAAAGAGGAAGTAAAAAAAAATGTAAAGGAGAGTTTAGGCTATCCTGTTATTGTTAAGCCTGCAGTATTAGGGTCTTCGATTGGAATAAATGTGGCTTACAGTGAAAATCAGATTGAATCTTTTATTGAGGAAGCTTTAAAATATGACCTTACCATTGTAATAGAGAAATTTATTGAAGCTAGAGAGATCGAATGTTCTATTATTGGCAATGAAAAGATGAAAATATTTTCTCCTGGGGAAGTTGTTGTTCAGGATTTTATATTTTATGATTATGATGCTAAATATTCTGTTATTCCTGGAAATTCTATTATCTTTAACATCCCCGCACATCTTGAGACAAATCAGTTGTTAAGCATTAAGGAATATGCCTTTCTTGTTTATAAAAATTTAGAACTCAGAGGCATGGCAAGAGTTGATTTTTTTGTTGAAAAAAAATCAGGAGTAATCTATCTTAATGAAATAAATACTATTCCAGGATTTACCGATATATCTATGTTTGCTAAAATGTGCAGTCATGATGGTCTTCAGTTTAAGGACTTGGTAGATAATTTAATTGATTATGCTTTTCAAAGTTACATTAATAGAAAAAAAAGGATTAATTTTGAAGATTAA
- the spoT gene encoding guanosine-3',5'-bis(diphosphate) 3'-pyrophosphohydrolase: MIQAYEIAHLIKINDLEKARSIFKKTIENTYKDEFERKNIFKALEIAEQLHYGQYRESGEPYIIHPIMVSLFLAKFQLDFKATIAGLLHDVLEDTNIEKEEIVREFDEEILSLIDGVTKIHDLHNKTRSIKEANTISKMFFAMTHDIRIIIIKLADKLHNMTTLSYLPKNRQDRIAKDCLSTYVPIAERLGISSLKTYLEDLSFKHLYPKDYKEIKNFLSETKIEREKKLYKGKLSIEKELQKSGIEAEITVRSKHFYSIFRKMQTRTNKLTQIFDTLGIRIICKKQKECYEILEIVHRVWKPIPGRLKDYIASPKENKYQSLHTTVRIPEDNQLIEIQIRTEEMDRIANYGVAAHWIYKEQIALKADDLSFINRIKKWQQESANKSQYSMNDIHKELLNTFIYVYTPEGEVVELPFGSNSIDFAYIIHTDIGDQALYAKINGKISSITKPLKNEQIVEIFTSKDSKPDVIWLNSVRTKKARSKIRSWLNKNDNTIFVDNNIIAYLVGANKEQRKLFSLFKAYTKTKIKRIAVDSECNPTTGEDIIGIIHKDEIIVHNENCQKLKYYKKNQLIEVEWEATPTRKVHHIILLLKEFKGIFSYLENIFTINDVRLISEKIEDCGNGHGITNIIVSSNAKNIAKIIYALKENPNILQIMQVEEDIKNYDN; encoded by the coding sequence ATGATACAAGCATATGAGATTGCACACTTAATAAAAATAAATGATCTTGAAAAAGCTAGAAGTATTTTTAAAAAAACTATTGAAAATACTTACAAAGATGAATTTGAACGAAAAAACATATTCAAAGCTCTAGAAATAGCCGAACAACTCCATTATGGCCAATACAGAGAAAGTGGAGAACCTTACATTATTCATCCAATAATGGTTTCATTATTTCTTGCTAAATTTCAACTGGATTTTAAAGCAACTATTGCCGGACTACTTCATGATGTACTTGAAGATACAAATATTGAAAAAGAAGAAATAGTAAGAGAATTTGACGAGGAAATTTTAAGCTTAATAGATGGTGTAACTAAAATTCACGATTTACACAATAAAACAAGAAGCATAAAAGAAGCTAATACTATTTCAAAAATGTTTTTTGCAATGACACATGACATTAGAATAATAATAATAAAACTGGCAGACAAACTTCACAATATGACAACTCTCTCCTATTTGCCCAAAAATAGACAAGATAGAATTGCAAAAGATTGCCTTTCAACTTATGTTCCAATAGCAGAACGCCTTGGAATCTCATCTCTTAAAACATATCTTGAAGATCTTTCATTTAAGCATCTTTATCCTAAAGATTATAAAGAGATAAAAAATTTTTTATCCGAAACAAAAATAGAAAGAGAAAAAAAATTATACAAAGGCAAATTATCAATAGAAAAAGAACTTCAAAAAAGCGGAATCGAAGCAGAAATTACAGTAAGATCAAAGCACTTTTATTCAATATTTAGAAAAATGCAAACAAGAACAAACAAGCTGACTCAAATTTTTGATACTCTGGGAATAAGAATAATTTGCAAAAAACAAAAAGAATGTTATGAAATATTAGAAATTGTTCACAGAGTGTGGAAACCAATTCCAGGAAGACTTAAAGACTATATTGCAAGCCCAAAAGAAAATAAATATCAATCACTACACACTACCGTAAGAATACCTGAGGATAACCAGCTTATTGAAATACAAATTCGAACAGAAGAAATGGACAGAATTGCTAATTACGGGGTTGCAGCTCACTGGATATACAAAGAACAAATTGCACTCAAAGCTGATGATCTTTCATTTATAAACCGAATAAAAAAATGGCAACAAGAATCCGCTAACAAAAGTCAATATTCAATGAATGATATACACAAAGAGCTATTAAATACATTCATATATGTTTACACTCCAGAAGGAGAAGTAGTAGAACTTCCTTTCGGATCAAATTCAATTGATTTTGCATACATAATACACACAGATATTGGAGATCAGGCTCTTTATGCAAAAATAAATGGAAAAATAAGCTCAATCACAAAACCACTTAAAAACGAACAAATCGTTGAAATATTCACATCAAAAGACTCAAAACCAGATGTAATATGGCTAAACAGTGTAAGAACAAAAAAAGCCCGATCAAAAATTAGATCATGGCTTAACAAAAATGACAACACAATTTTTGTAGACAATAATATTATTGCGTATCTTGTTGGAGCAAACAAAGAACAAAGAAAGCTTTTTAGCTTATTTAAAGCTTATACCAAAACTAAAATAAAAAGAATTGCGGTGGATTCTGAATGCAATCCCACAACAGGTGAAGATATTATTGGAATAATACATAAAGATGAGATAATAGTGCACAATGAAAATTGTCAAAAGCTTAAATACTATAAAAAAAATCAGTTGATTGAAGTTGAGTGGGAGGCAACACCAACTAGAAAAGTGCATCACATTATTTTGCTTTTAAAAGAATTTAAAGGGATATTTAGTTATCTTGAAAATATTTTTACAATAAATGATGTAAGACTTATTAGCGAAAAAATAGAAGACTGCGGAAATGGCCATGGAATAACAAATATAATAGTCTCATCAAATGCTAAAAATATTGCAAAAATTATTTATGCTTTAAAAGAAAACCCAAATATCTTACAAATAATGCAAGTAGAAGAAGATATTAAAAATTATGATAATTAA
- the prmC gene encoding peptide chain release factor N(5)-glutamine methyltransferase, with the protein MNVNEVINYAKSKNLDTIEALLILELVLKTKKELIIANIKKSLTKKEKNLFFDHIDNIEKGTPIHYILRKKEFMGIEFTLNKHVLIPRFDTECLVEEALIQIQQNGFKKILDLCCGSGCIGLSIAYYMKKKIMLSDISIKALQIVTKNTKKLKLERFVEIIQSNLLKCIKGKLDIIITNPPYLNKEELEIKNKIKKEPSRALLGFGKDGLNISRKILSQAKEKLNPNGLIIIESAPWQIKSLKDFAIKKGFSHLKTIYDLEKRARALVLGQKHDTSI; encoded by the coding sequence ATGAATGTAAACGAGGTTATAAATTATGCTAAAAGTAAAAATTTAGATACAATAGAAGCGCTTCTAATACTTGAATTAGTTTTAAAAACTAAAAAAGAGTTAATAATTGCAAATATAAAAAAAAGCTTAACAAAAAAAGAAAAAAACCTTTTTTTTGATCACATAGATAACATAGAAAAAGGAACTCCTATTCACTACATACTACGAAAAAAAGAATTTATGGGTATTGAATTTACTCTAAACAAGCATGTCTTAATCCCAAGATTTGATACAGAATGTTTGGTAGAAGAAGCCCTAATTCAAATCCAACAAAATGGCTTTAAAAAAATATTAGACTTATGCTGCGGAAGCGGATGTATAGGGCTTTCCATTGCATATTATATGAAAAAAAAAATAATGCTCTCAGATATTTCAATAAAAGCTTTACAAATAGTCACAAAAAATACAAAAAAGCTCAAACTTGAAAGATTTGTAGAAATAATCCAATCTAATTTGCTAAAATGTATAAAAGGGAAGCTTGATATAATTATTACAAATCCTCCTTATTTAAACAAAGAAGAATTAGAAATCAAAAATAAAATAAAAAAAGAACCTTCAAGAGCTCTTTTAGGATTTGGAAAAGATGGGCTTAATATTTCTAGAAAAATACTAAGCCAAGCAAAAGAAAAACTTAACCCAAATGGACTCATAATAATAGAATCGGCTCCTTGGCAAATAAAAAGTTTAAAAGATTTTGCAATCAAAAAAGGGTTTTCACATTTAAAAACAATTTATGATCTTGAAAAAAGAGCAAGGGCGTTGGTATTAGGACAAAAACATGATACAAGCATATGA
- the prfA gene encoding peptide chain release factor 1, whose product MFLEKLNSATSKIKSIEEKLQDINLIKNQKKYSKIIKEYTHLEKINTKKIEYEKILNQIKDNKIILEKEDQQEMKELIKQELIDLDKKKEDLEHEIKILLLPQDENDSKNIIIEIRAGTGGEEAALFANNLYGMYIKYSEKKKWKTEIINFNETELGGFKEIIFEIKGKDVFKKLKYESGVHRVQRIPITESNGRLQTSAATVAVLPNIEETEIDINEKDLRIDVYRSSGAGGQHVNTTDSAVRITHLPTGIVVQCQNERSQHKNKDQAMKILRARLYEFEDSKKQEQRSNNRKQQVGSGDRSERIRTYNFPQNRITDHRANITLYKLEEFMQGELDPLLDPLTIELQEQTLKSNNI is encoded by the coding sequence ATGTTTTTAGAAAAATTAAATTCAGCAACAAGTAAGATTAAGTCGATAGAAGAAAAATTACAAGACATAAATCTAATTAAAAATCAAAAAAAATATTCAAAAATAATAAAAGAATATACACATTTAGAAAAAATAAATACTAAAAAAATTGAATACGAAAAAATACTAAATCAAATTAAGGATAACAAAATAATCTTGGAAAAAGAAGATCAACAAGAAATGAAAGAGCTAATAAAACAAGAACTAATTGATCTAGACAAAAAAAAAGAAGATCTTGAACATGAAATAAAAATACTACTTTTACCTCAAGATGAAAATGATAGTAAAAATATAATAATTGAAATTAGAGCTGGAACAGGCGGAGAAGAAGCAGCTCTTTTTGCAAATAATCTTTATGGTATGTACATAAAATATTCAGAGAAAAAAAAATGGAAAACAGAAATCATAAACTTCAATGAAACAGAACTTGGGGGATTTAAAGAAATAATCTTTGAAATCAAAGGAAAAGATGTATTTAAAAAATTAAAATACGAAAGTGGTGTTCACAGAGTGCAAAGAATCCCTATAACAGAGTCTAATGGACGACTTCAAACCTCTGCTGCTACTGTAGCGGTACTACCTAATATTGAAGAAACTGAAATTGATATTAATGAAAAAGATTTAAGAATTGATGTTTACAGATCATCTGGAGCTGGTGGACAACACGTTAATACAACCGATTCTGCAGTTAGAATAACACACCTACCAACAGGCATTGTTGTACAATGCCAAAACGAAAGAAGTCAACATAAAAACAAAGATCAAGCAATGAAAATATTAAGAGCAAGACTTTATGAGTTTGAAGATTCCAAAAAACAAGAACAAAGATCAAATAATAGAAAACAACAAGTCGGCTCAGGAGACAGATCTGAAAGAATTAGAACCTATAATTTTCCTCAAAATAGAATAACGGATCACAGAGCAAACATAACTCTTTATAAATTAGAAGAATTTATGCAAGGAGAACTTGATCCACTTCTTGATCCCTTGACAATAGAACTTCAAGAACAAACATTAAAAAGCAATAATATATAG